From the genome of Canis lupus familiaris isolate Mischka breed German Shepherd chromosome 8, alternate assembly UU_Cfam_GSD_1.0, whole genome shotgun sequence, one region includes:
- the PAX9 gene encoding paired box protein Pax-9 isoform X8, with protein sequence MEPAFGEVNQLGGVFVNGRPLPNAIRLRIVELAQLGIRPCDISRQLRVSHGCVSKILARYNETGSILPGAIGGSKPRVTTPTVVKHIRTYKQRDPGIFAWEIRDRLLADGVCDKYNVPSVSSISRILRNKIGNLAQQGHYDSYKQHQPAPQPALPYNHIYSYPSPITAAAAKVPTPPGVPAIPGSVAMPRTWPSSHSVTDILGIRSITDQGVSDSSPYHSPKVEEWSSLGRNNFPAAAPHAVNGLEKGALEQEAKYAQAPNGLPAVSSFVSASSMAPYPTPAQVSPYMTYSAAPSGYVAGHGWQHASSTPLPPHNCDIPASLAFKGMQAAREGDFLATSLSLFGGGLLGLLDLDLPQILCVQ encoded by the exons ATGG AGCCAGCCTTTGGGGAGGTGAACCAGCTGGGAGGAGTATTCGTGAACGGGAGGCCGCTGCCCAACGCTATCCGGCTTCGTATCGTGGAACTGGCCCAACTGGGCATCAGACCGTGTGACATCAGCCGCCAGCTACGGGTCTCACACGGCTGCGTCAGCAAGATTCTGGCGCGCTACAACGAGACGGGCTCGATCTTGCCAGGAGCCATTGGGGGCAGCAAGCCCCGAGTTACCACCCCCACCGTGGTGAAGCACATCCGGACCTACAAGCAAAGGGATCCTGGCATCTTTGCCTGGGAAATCCGGGACCGCCTGCTGGCGGACGGCGTGTGTGACAAGTACAACGTGCCCTCGGTGAGCTCCATCAGCCGCATCCTGCGCAACAAGATCGGCAACTTGGCTCAACAGGGCCATTACGACTCGTACAAGCAGCACCAGCCGGCGCCACAGCCGGCGCTGCCCTATAACCACATCTACTCGTACCCCAGCCCCATCACGGCGGCCGCAGCTAAGGTGCCCACGCCTCCCGGGGTGCCTGCCATCCCCGGCTCGGTGGCCATGCCCCGTACCTGGCCCTCCTCCCATTCCGTCACCGACATCCTGGGCATTCGCTCTATCACCGACCAAG gCGTGAGCGACAGCTCCCCCTACCACAGCCCCAAGGTGGAGGAGTGGAGCAGCCTGGGCCGGAACAACTTCCCGGCGGCCGCCCCGCACGCGGTGAACGGGCTGGAGAAGGGCGCCCTGGAGCAGGAAGCCAAGTACGCTCAG GCACCAAATGGCCTACCAGCTGTAAGCAGTTTTGTGTCAGCATCCAGCATGGCTCCTTATCCTACCCCGGCCCAAGTGTCGCCTTACATGACCTACAGTGCCGCTCCTTCCGGTTATGTGGCTGGACATGGGTGGCAACATGCCAGCAGCACCCCACTTCCCCCCCACAACTGTGACATTCCCGCCTCGCTGGCGTTCAAGGGAATGCAGGCAGCCAGAGAAG GTGACTTTCTGGCAACGTCTTTGTCTCTGTTTGGTGGTGGGCTGCTCGGGCTCCTGGACCTGGACTTGCCCCAAATTTTGTGTGTGCAGTGA
- the PAX9 gene encoding paired box protein Pax-9 isoform X10: MEPAFGEVNQLGGVFVNGRPLPNAIRLRIVELAQLGIRPCDISRQLRVSHGCVSKILARYNETGSILPGAIGGSKPRVTTPTVVKHIRTYKQRDPGIFAWEIRDRLLADGVCDKYNVPSVSSISRILRNKIGNLAQQGHYDSYKQHQPAPQPALPYNHIYSYPSPITAAAAKVPTPPGVPAIPGSVAMPRTWPSSHSVTDILGIRSITDQGVSDSSPYHSPKVEEWSSLGRNNFPAAAPHAVNGLEKGALEQEAKYAQAPNGLPAVSSFVSASSMAPYPTPAQVSPYMTYSAAPSGYVAGHGWQHASSTPLPPHNCDIPASLAFKGMQAAREENLT, encoded by the exons ATGG AGCCAGCCTTTGGGGAGGTGAACCAGCTGGGAGGAGTATTCGTGAACGGGAGGCCGCTGCCCAACGCTATCCGGCTTCGTATCGTGGAACTGGCCCAACTGGGCATCAGACCGTGTGACATCAGCCGCCAGCTACGGGTCTCACACGGCTGCGTCAGCAAGATTCTGGCGCGCTACAACGAGACGGGCTCGATCTTGCCAGGAGCCATTGGGGGCAGCAAGCCCCGAGTTACCACCCCCACCGTGGTGAAGCACATCCGGACCTACAAGCAAAGGGATCCTGGCATCTTTGCCTGGGAAATCCGGGACCGCCTGCTGGCGGACGGCGTGTGTGACAAGTACAACGTGCCCTCGGTGAGCTCCATCAGCCGCATCCTGCGCAACAAGATCGGCAACTTGGCTCAACAGGGCCATTACGACTCGTACAAGCAGCACCAGCCGGCGCCACAGCCGGCGCTGCCCTATAACCACATCTACTCGTACCCCAGCCCCATCACGGCGGCCGCAGCTAAGGTGCCCACGCCTCCCGGGGTGCCTGCCATCCCCGGCTCGGTGGCCATGCCCCGTACCTGGCCCTCCTCCCATTCCGTCACCGACATCCTGGGCATTCGCTCTATCACCGACCAAG gCGTGAGCGACAGCTCCCCCTACCACAGCCCCAAGGTGGAGGAGTGGAGCAGCCTGGGCCGGAACAACTTCCCGGCGGCCGCCCCGCACGCGGTGAACGGGCTGGAGAAGGGCGCCCTGGAGCAGGAAGCCAAGTACGCTCAG GCACCAAATGGCCTACCAGCTGTAAGCAGTTTTGTGTCAGCATCCAGCATGGCTCCTTATCCTACCCCGGCCCAAGTGTCGCCTTACATGACCTACAGTGCCGCTCCTTCCGGTTATGTGGCTGGACATGGGTGGCAACATGCCAGCAGCACCCCACTTCCCCCCCACAACTGTGACATTCCCGCCTCGCTGGCGTTCAAGGGAATGCAGGCAGCCAGAGAAG AAAACCTGACATGA
- the PAX9 gene encoding paired box protein Pax-9 isoform X1, whose translation MEPAFGEVNQLGGVFVNGRPLPNAIRLRIVELAQLGIRPCDISRQLRVSHGCVSKILARYNETGSILPGAIGGSKPRVTTPTVVKHIRTYKQRDPGIFAWEIRDRLLADGVCDKYNVPSVSSISRILRNKIGNLAQQGHYDSYKQHQPAPQPALPYNHIYSYPSPITAAAAKVPTPPGVPAIPGSVAMPRTWPSSHSVTDILGIRSITDQGVSDSSPYHSPKVEEWSSLGRNNFPAAAPHAVNGLEKGALEQEAKYAQAPNGLPAVSSFVSASSMAPYPTPAQVSPYMTYSAAPSGYVAGHGWQHASSTPLPPHNCDIPASLAFKGMQAAREGSHSVTASAL comes from the exons ATGG AGCCAGCCTTTGGGGAGGTGAACCAGCTGGGAGGAGTATTCGTGAACGGGAGGCCGCTGCCCAACGCTATCCGGCTTCGTATCGTGGAACTGGCCCAACTGGGCATCAGACCGTGTGACATCAGCCGCCAGCTACGGGTCTCACACGGCTGCGTCAGCAAGATTCTGGCGCGCTACAACGAGACGGGCTCGATCTTGCCAGGAGCCATTGGGGGCAGCAAGCCCCGAGTTACCACCCCCACCGTGGTGAAGCACATCCGGACCTACAAGCAAAGGGATCCTGGCATCTTTGCCTGGGAAATCCGGGACCGCCTGCTGGCGGACGGCGTGTGTGACAAGTACAACGTGCCCTCGGTGAGCTCCATCAGCCGCATCCTGCGCAACAAGATCGGCAACTTGGCTCAACAGGGCCATTACGACTCGTACAAGCAGCACCAGCCGGCGCCACAGCCGGCGCTGCCCTATAACCACATCTACTCGTACCCCAGCCCCATCACGGCGGCCGCAGCTAAGGTGCCCACGCCTCCCGGGGTGCCTGCCATCCCCGGCTCGGTGGCCATGCCCCGTACCTGGCCCTCCTCCCATTCCGTCACCGACATCCTGGGCATTCGCTCTATCACCGACCAAG gCGTGAGCGACAGCTCCCCCTACCACAGCCCCAAGGTGGAGGAGTGGAGCAGCCTGGGCCGGAACAACTTCCCGGCGGCCGCCCCGCACGCGGTGAACGGGCTGGAGAAGGGCGCCCTGGAGCAGGAAGCCAAGTACGCTCAG GCACCAAATGGCCTACCAGCTGTAAGCAGTTTTGTGTCAGCATCCAGCATGGCTCCTTATCCTACCCCGGCCCAAGTGTCGCCTTACATGACCTACAGTGCCGCTCCTTCCGGTTATGTGGCTGGACATGGGTGGCAACATGCCAGCAGCACCCCACTTCCCCCCCACAACTGTGACATTCCCGCCTCGCTGGCGTTCAAGGGAATGCAGGCAGCCAGAGAAGGTAGTCACTCTGTCACGGCTTCTGCGCTCTGA
- the PAX9 gene encoding paired box protein Pax-9 isoform X9, whose amino-acid sequence MEPAFGEVNQLGGVFVNGRPLPNAIRLRIVELAQLGIRPCDISRQLRVSHGCVSKILARYNETGSILPGAIGGSKPRVTTPTVVKHIRTYKQRDPGIFAWEIRDRLLADGVCDKYNVPSVSSISRILRNKIGNLAQQGHYDSYKQHQPAPQPALPYNHIYSYPSPITAAAAKVPTPPGVPAIPGSVAMPRTWPSSHSVTDILGIRSITDQGVSDSSPYHSPKVEEWSSLGRNNFPAAAPHAVNGLEKGALEQEAKYAQAPNGLPAVSSFVSASSMAPYPTPAQVSPYMTYSAAPSGYVAGHGWQHASSTPLPPHNCDIPASLAFKGMQAAREGLFLATVNSHGVT is encoded by the exons ATGG AGCCAGCCTTTGGGGAGGTGAACCAGCTGGGAGGAGTATTCGTGAACGGGAGGCCGCTGCCCAACGCTATCCGGCTTCGTATCGTGGAACTGGCCCAACTGGGCATCAGACCGTGTGACATCAGCCGCCAGCTACGGGTCTCACACGGCTGCGTCAGCAAGATTCTGGCGCGCTACAACGAGACGGGCTCGATCTTGCCAGGAGCCATTGGGGGCAGCAAGCCCCGAGTTACCACCCCCACCGTGGTGAAGCACATCCGGACCTACAAGCAAAGGGATCCTGGCATCTTTGCCTGGGAAATCCGGGACCGCCTGCTGGCGGACGGCGTGTGTGACAAGTACAACGTGCCCTCGGTGAGCTCCATCAGCCGCATCCTGCGCAACAAGATCGGCAACTTGGCTCAACAGGGCCATTACGACTCGTACAAGCAGCACCAGCCGGCGCCACAGCCGGCGCTGCCCTATAACCACATCTACTCGTACCCCAGCCCCATCACGGCGGCCGCAGCTAAGGTGCCCACGCCTCCCGGGGTGCCTGCCATCCCCGGCTCGGTGGCCATGCCCCGTACCTGGCCCTCCTCCCATTCCGTCACCGACATCCTGGGCATTCGCTCTATCACCGACCAAG gCGTGAGCGACAGCTCCCCCTACCACAGCCCCAAGGTGGAGGAGTGGAGCAGCCTGGGCCGGAACAACTTCCCGGCGGCCGCCCCGCACGCGGTGAACGGGCTGGAGAAGGGCGCCCTGGAGCAGGAAGCCAAGTACGCTCAG GCACCAAATGGCCTACCAGCTGTAAGCAGTTTTGTGTCAGCATCCAGCATGGCTCCTTATCCTACCCCGGCCCAAGTGTCGCCTTACATGACCTACAGTGCCGCTCCTTCCGGTTATGTGGCTGGACATGGGTGGCAACATGCCAGCAGCACCCCACTTCCCCCCCACAACTGTGACATTCCCGCCTCGCTGGCGTTCAAGGGAATGCAGGCAGCCAGAGAAG gTCTTTTCTTAGCAACAGTGAATTCACACGGAGTAACTTAA